The proteins below come from a single Juglans regia cultivar Chandler chromosome 12, Walnut 2.0, whole genome shotgun sequence genomic window:
- the LOC109002707 gene encoding delta(8)-fatty-acid desaturase 2 translates to MEAEKKYITAEELNQHNKPGDLWISIQGKVYNVSDWGKDHPGGDAPLLNLAGQDVTDAFTAYHPGTAWNYLDKFFTGYHLEDFKVSEVSKDYRKLASEFAKMGLFEKKGHGTMYTLLSVAFMLSLVVYGVLRSESVFVHLCCGLLLGFLWIQSAYVGHDSGHYQIMSTPRFNRVAQILAGNCLTGISIAWWKWTHNAHHIACNSLDHDPDLQHIPVFAVSSKLFHSITSCFYGRKLEFDPLARFLVSYQHLTFYPVMIVGRINLFIQTFLLLFSGRRVPQRGLNILGLLVFWTWFPLLVSFLPNWTERVMFVIASFAVTSIQHIQFCLNHFSANVYVGPPSGNDWFEKQTSGTLDIACSSWMDWFYGGLQFQLEHHLFPRLPRCQLRKVSPIVQDLCKKHNLPYRSLSFWAANLSTIRTLRTAALQARDMASPVPKNLVWEALNTHG, encoded by the coding sequence ATGGAGGCGGAGAAGAAGTACATCACCGCCGAGGAGCTCAATCAGCACAACAAGCCAGGGGACTTGTGGATCTCTATTCAGGGTAAGGTTTACAATGTCTCAGATTGGGGTAAGGATCATCCCGGTGGCGATGCTCCTCTCCTTAATTTGGCTGGCCAAGATGTTACCGACGCTTTCACGGCTTACCATCCTGGTACCGCATGGAACTATCTTGACAAGTTCTTTACTGGGTATCATCTGGAGGATTTCAAGGTCTCGGAGGTGTCCAAGGATTACAGAAAGCTTGCGTCTGAGTTTGCCAAAATgggtttgtttgaaaagaaaggacACGGGACTATGTACACCCTTTTATCCGTTGCTTTCATGCTTTCCCTTGTGGTTTATGGTGTTTTGAGGTCTGAGAGCGTTTTCGTTCATTTGTGTTGTGGTCTTTTGTTGGGTTTCCTTTGGATTCAGAGTGCTTATGTGGGTCATGATTCGGGGCATTACCAAATAATGTCAACTCCCAGATTCAACAGAGTTGCTCAAATCCTTGCTGGGAATTGCTTGACCGGTATCAGCATTGCTTGGTGGAAATGGACTCACAATGCACACCATATTGCCTGCAACAGCCTTGATCACGATCCCGATCTCCAACATATCCCAGTCTTTGCTGTGTCCTCAAAACTGTTTCATTCTATAACGTCCTGTTTTTATGGGAGGAAGTTGGAGTTTGATCCTCTGGCTAGGTTCCTAGTCAGTTACCAGCATTTGACATTTTATCCGGTTATGATTGTTGGGCGGATCAACTTGTTTATCCAGACATTCTTGTTATTGTTCTCTGGGAGGAGGGTTCCTCAAAGAGGATTGAACATCTTAGGACTTCTTGTATTCTGGACCTGGTTTCCTCTCCTGGTGTCATTCCTACCCAATTGGACTGAGAGGGTGATGTTCGTGATTGCCAGTTTTGCTGTAACGTCGATCCAACACATTCAGTTCTGTTTGAACCATTTCTCGGCCAATGTTTATGTTGGACCGCCTAGCGGGAACGATTGGTTTGAGAAACAGACTAGTGGGACTCTGGATATTGCTTGCTCGTCTTGGATGGATTGGTTCTATGGAGGATTGCAGTTCCAGCTGGAGCACCATTTGTTCCCACGATTACCTCGATGCCAGTTGAGGAAGGTTTCTCCTATTGTGCAGGATCTATGCAAAAAGCACAACTTGCCTTACAGGAGCTTGTCCTTCTGGGCGGCCAACTTATCCACCATCAGGACCCTCAGGACAGCTGCCCTTCAGGCTCGGGACATGGCCAGCCCTGTCCCAAAGAACTTGGTGTGGGAGGCTCTTAACACTCATGGATGA
- the LOC109002708 gene encoding hevamine-A-like, with the protein MASNSTLSLAFLILSVILMQVVSTDAGGIAIYWGQNGNEGTLAQTCATNKYAFVNIAFLPTFGNGQKPIINLAGHCDPNSNGCTRLSSDIKSCQAKGIKLMLSIGGGAGSYSLTSTNDAQQVATYLWNNFLGGQSSSRPLGDAVLDGIDFDIEGGTTQHWDELARYLSGYSKQGKKVYLTAAPQCPFPDAWMGGALKTGLFDYVWVQFYNNPPCQYSSGNTANLVNAWNQWTSIPATKIFLGLPAAPNAAGSGFIPVADLTSKVLPAIKRSAKYGGVMLWSKYYDDQTGYSSSIKSSV; encoded by the coding sequence ATGGCATCAAATTCAACACTCTCACTAGCTTTCCTGATCTTATCGGTGATTCTAATGCAAGTGGTTAGTACTGATGCTGGTGGAATCGCAATCTACTGGGGTCAGAATGGAAATGAAGGTACCTTGGCTCAAACTTGTGCCACTAATAAGTATGCATTCGTAAACATTGCTTTCCTCCCAACCTTTGGCAATGGCCAAAAACCAATCATCAACCTTGCTGGTCACTGTGATCCAAACAGTAATGGCTGCACCAGATTGAGCTCTGACATAAAGTCGTGTCAAGCAAAAGGAATTAAGTTGATGCTCTCTATAGGAGGAGGGGCAGGGAGCTACTCCCTTACTTCGACAAACGATGCCCAACAAGTTGCGACCTATCTATGGAATAACTTCTTGGGCGGACAATCCTCTTCTCGCCCTCTTGGAGATGCTGTTTTGGATGGGATTGACTTCGACATTGAAGGAGGAACAACCCAACACTGGGATGAGCTTGCAAGGTATCTCTCCGGATACAGCAAACAAGGAAAGAAGGTATACTTAACGGCAGCTCCTCAGTGCCCTTTCCCTGATGCTTGGATGGGAGGTGCTCTTAAGACCGGTCTATTTGATTATGTGTGGGTACAGTTCTATAACAATCCTCCGTGCCAGTATTCCTCAGGTAATACTGCCAATCTGGTAAATGCATGGAATCAATGGACCTCTATTCCTGCAACCAAAATATTTCTAGGACTTCCTGCAGCACCTAACGCAGCTGGAAGTGGCTTCATTCCTGTAGCTGACTTAACTTCTAAGGTGCTTCCGGCCATTAAACGTTCTGCCAAGTATGGAGGTGTGATGTTGTGGTCAAAATACTATGACGATCAGACTGGATACAGTTCTTCCATCAAAAGCAGTGTTTAG